CAACGAGCCGACCGCCACCGCGTCGACAAAGCGCAACTCGCGCGCGCCGCAGATCGCACCGGACGTGCCGGCGTGAAAGGCAAGTTCGCGGCACGCGTAGTAGGCGCCGGCGCAGATGCCGAGGTAGACGCCACCCCTCTCGACGAAGCTGCGGATGCGTGCGTTGGGTGCGCCATTGAGCGCCGCGCAGTAGGGCAGGTCGGCACCGCCGGGCATCACGAACATCACCGCGTCGTCGAACAGCGTGCGGTCATGGCGGATATCGTCGGCCATGACCGCGCGGATTTCATAGGCGCCGGCCTGCAACTGGTGGCCGATGGTGCGCATCAGGCAGGCGGTCCAGTCGGAGGCGCCGGCGTCGACATAGGTCAGGATCTGGGGCTTGGACATGCTGGTCGTGGCGATTGGTTCGGGGTGGCACAGGCAACGCGTGCCCCTGGCCAGATTTCTACCTTAGTTTGCGCGCTGGCGCAGTACCGGCTTTCCTGGGTGCCGCCCGCGCCGCCATGGTTTCACCGACGGCTTCGCGTACGCATTCCGCCAGCAGCGCCGCCGCGCGCGTCTGGCCGGTACCCGCCTGCGCGATCACCAGCGGCTGGCGCACAGTTTCCTCCAGGATCGGCTTTTCCACGACGCTGGCTGACTGGCCGGACGCCGGCGCCTGCGTGATCAGCAGCGCCGAACCAAGCCCGTTCGCCACCATGCTGCGCGCCAGCTCCAGCGACGTGGCGCGGTAGCGCACCTCCGGCTGCAGGCCGAATTGCCAGAACGGCGCCATCAGGAATTCGCGGCTGTGCGGCAGGTCGATCAGGATCAGCGGCTCGCGCGCCAGCGCGTGCAGCGAGATCGCCGCCTTGCCGCGGGCCAGCTTCGAGCCGGCCGGCACCAGCCCATAGGGCCGCAGTTCCGCCAGCACTTCGCGGCCGATCTCGGCAGGCAGGCCCACGTCATAGGTCAGGGCCAGTTCGATCTGGCCGCCGTGCAGCCAGTCTTCGAGCTGGGCCAGGTCGCCTTCGACAAAACGCACCGCCAGCCTGGGATAGCGCTCGCGCGCCACGCGCAGCACCGCCGGCAGGTAGGCCGGCGCCAACGTGCGGAAGACGCCGATGCGCACTTCGCCGGCGTCGCCGTCGCCACGCTTGTCAATCTCGAATGCCGTCGCCGCGCCCAGGATCTGGCGCGCTTCCGCGAGTTTGCGCGCGCCGAAGCGCGTCAGGGCCAGCTTCGTGCCGGCGTCGCGTGCGAACAGGGCTTCGTCGAACAAGCCTTCCAGCTCGCGGATGGCAACCGAGATGGAGGGCTGCGAGACGTTCAGCAGCCGCGCCGCTGCGGTGGTGCTGCCGGTTTCCGCCGTGGCGGCGAAGTAGCGCAGCAGGCGCAACGAGACGCGCGCGGGAGAGGTTGGCGAAGGCATTAGAAAAGCCTATAGGTGCTACTAGAAATCAATATTTTACTTGATAGCCTGCGCTGCGCAGAATCGGCTGACTGGAACCCGTTGCCGGGCCCCGCAAGCCCTGGAGGAACAAGACAATGACCCACCTGTCCGATTTGCCGCTGGCCGGCCTCCGCGTGATCGATTTCTCGCGCGTGCTCGCCGGCCCCTATTGCACCGCGCTGCTCGGCGACCTCGGCGCCGAAGTGATCAAGGTCGAGCCGCCCGGTGGCGACGACTATCGCGCGGTCGGCCCCTTCGCCGACGGCAAGAGCGGCCTCTTCTCCGCGATGAACCGCAACAAGCAGAGCATCGTGATCGACCTGAAGACGGAGGACGGCCTGGCCGTCGCCCGTGCGCTGTGCCGCGGTGCCGACGTGGTGGTGGAGAACTTCCGTCCCGGCGTCGCGGACAAGCTCGGCATCGGCTACGCCGCGCTGCGCGAACTGAACCCGTCGCTGGTCTACGCCAGTGTGTCGGGCTTCGGCCAGACCGGCCCGGAATCGCACCGGCCGGCCTACGACATCATCCTGCAGGCGATGTGCGGGCTGATGGATGCCACCGGCGCGCCCGACGGCGCGCCGACCATGCTTGGCGAAGCCGTGTCCGACGCGGTCAGCGGCCTGTTTGCCTCGTGGGGCGTGCTGGCCGCGCTGCTGGCGCGCGAGAAGACCGGGCGCGGCACGCATGTCGATGTGTCGATGTTCGACGCCACGCTGAGCCTCAGCGCCACGCTGGTCGCGCGCTACGCGGCCACCGGGCTGGCACCGCGGCGCGTGGGCAACCGCCATCCGTCGTCCGCACCGTTCGGCGCCTACCGCGCCGCGGATGGCTTCTACGTGGTGGCGGTGCTGAACAACAAGCTGTTCCAGGCGCTTGCCGACGCCATTGGCCAGCCGGCGATGGCGCAGGATCCGCGCTTTGCCGATGACGAGACGCGATGCCGCTTCGAGTCCGACCTGCGCGCCATGCTGGAAGGCTGGTCGGCCACGCGCACCGTGGCGGAGGTAAACGCGGCGCTGGGCGCAGCGGGCATCCCGGTCGCGCCGATCCGCAATGTCAGGGAAGCGCTGGAAAGCGAGCACGCCGCGCATCGGCGCCTGTTGACCGAGGTGCCCGACACGGACGGCGGCACGGTGCGCCTGCCGTCGCAGCCGGTCAAGTTTTCCGCGTACGGCGCCAACCGCGTGACGCCCGCGCCGGCACTGGGCCAGCACACCGAGGCCATCCTGGCCGTGCACGATTTCAATAAGGAGAAGCAACATGCATAAGCGAATGGGCGTCGAAGCGGAAGACCTGGAGATTGCCGATGCGATCGGCCGCTTTGCGCAGAGCGAGCTGGCGCCGAACGCCGCCGAAGTGGACCGCGCCGAAACCTCCACCACGCGTTACGTGCCGCAGCTTGCCGAGCTTGGCCTGATGGGCATGAACCTGCCGGAACGCTGGGGCGGCACCGAGACCTCGCCGGTTGCGCTGATCCTGTCATTGGTCGAAGTCGCGAAGGCCTGCGCGTCGACCTCGTCGATGATCGGCGCGCACTACCTGGCCACCGACTCCATCCTGATCGGCGGCGACGACAGCCTGCGCGAACGCTACCTGCCCGCCGCCGCCGCCGGCCGCAAGCTGGGCGCGTTCGCGCTGACCGAGCCGCGCGCCGGCTCCAACCCCGCCGACATGGCCACGCGCGCCACGCCCGAGGGCGACGGCTACCGCCTGCGCGGCGTCAAGCATTTCATCTCCAATGCCGACGCCGCCGACTTTATCGTCGTCTACGCCAAGACCGATCCCGCCGCCGGCACGCGCGGCATCAGCGCTTTCGTGGTGGATCGGCACAGCGCCGGCGTGGAGGTCGCGCCCGCCGAGAAACTGATGGGCATCCGCGGCGCGCCGGCGCACGAGGTGGCGCTGGACTGCTTCGTCCCGGCCGCCAACCGGCTGGGCCCGGAAGGCAGCGGCTTCCGCACCGCGATGAAAGTGCTCGACAACAGCCGCCTCGACGTCGCCGCCACCAGCCTCGGCATTGCCGAAGCCGCGCTGGCGTGCGCGGTCGACTGGGCCCGGCAGCGCCAGGTCGGCGGCGAGCCGCTGGCGCGCAAGCAGGGCCTGCAGTGGATGTTTGCCGACATGCGCACGCGTCTGGAAGCGGCCTGGCTGCTGACGCTGCAGGCCGCGGTGCGACGCCGCGACGGCGAGCCCTTTACCGAGCAGGCATCGATGGCCAAGCTCTACGCCTCGGAAACGGTCGCCTTTGTGACCGATACCGCATTGCAGATCCATGGCGGCTACGGCTTCACCCGCGAGATGCCGCTGGAGCGGCTGGTGCGCGACGCGCGCATCCTGCGCATCTACGAGGGTTCTTCGGAAATCCAGCGCACCGTGATTGCGCGCGCGGTGCTGGCGTAGGGCAGGCGCAGCAAGACGCCCAGGCCACGCCCAGGCCACGCCCAGGCCACGCCCAGGCCACGCCCAAGCCACGCCCAGGCCGCATCCGGCGATCTCGCCCATTCAGGAAAACGACAAGGGCGCAGCTGCCCGCCGCTGGCTATAGTCTGCGGGGGCCGCGCGCCGCTTGCGCAATCAATGCAATCAATGCAATTGATGCGCAACTGGCATGAATGCATGCGCGTCCCGACTCAATCCGAAGGACCGGACCAGGCAGGGCGGCGGACGGCCCTGCAAAAGGGGGAGGCATGGACGTCGAACTGCAGCGCGCCATATTGAACAACATCCCGGACCAGGCCTGGCTGAAAGACGCCAGCTCGCGCTACGTGCTGGTCAACGATGCCTTCATGGCCGCATGCGGACGCACCGAGGCCGAGATCCTGGGCAGCACGCCGGACCAGGTCTGGTCGGCGGAATGGGGCCAGGTCTACCTCGATACCGACAAGTCGGTGGTCGACAGCGGCGTGCGCCGCCGCTACGAGGAAAGCCGGCATGGCAAGGACGGCAGCGTGCGCTGGTTCGACACCATCAAGATGCCGATCCGCAACCCGCGCGGCGAGGTCATCGGCACGGTGGGGATCTCGCGCGATATCACTGACCGCAAGCGCTCGGAGCAGGAGCTGCTGGCTTCGCGCGCGCAGCTGCGCGAGCTGTCCGCGCACCTGCAATCCGTGCGCGAGGCCGAACGCACCCGTATCTCGCGCGAGCTGCACGATGAGCTGGGCCAGTCGCTGACCGCCTTGCGCCTGGGCCTCAGCTTCATCGAGGCACAGCAGGGGCCGGCTGCCGACGATGCGTACCGCAGGCACGTGCAGATGCTCAAGGAGATCGCGGACTCGACGGTGGACGCGGTGCAGCGCATTGCGGCGGACCTGCGCCCGCCGGTGCTGGACGAACTGGGGCTGGCCTCGGCGATCGACTGGCTGGTCGAGTCGGTGTCCGAGCGCAGCGGCATTGCCGGCGAAACCGCGCTTGAGCCGGTAGCGGACCTCAGTGCGGAAGTCAGCACCGCGGTCTTCCGGATCGCCCAGGAAGCCCTGACCAATGCCTGCCGCCATGGCCAGGCCGATCGCGTGCGTGTTGAGCTGGGCGAGGCGGACGGCATGCTGCGGCTGGTGGTTGCCGACAACGGCTGCGGCATCGATACCTCCGTCACCGGCCGCCGCCGCAGCCTGGGCTTGCTCGGCATGCGCGAGCGCGCGCTAATGCTGGGGGGCAAGCTGATGGTGACCAGCGAAAAGGGCTGCGGCACGCGGATCGAGGCGCTGATTCCGCGCGACAGCGTTGCCGGGGCTACCGGCGCTACCGGCGCTACCGGGGCTACCGGAGGAGACACCAGATGATCCGCATCCTGCTGGCCGATGACCACACCATCATCCGCGACGGGCTGAAGAAGATCCTGTCCACCGTGCCGGACATGCAGGTGGTGGCCGAGGCCGCCGACGGCAACGAACTGCTCGCGCTGCTGCGCGCCGAACTGCCGGACGTGCTGCTGCTGGATATGTCGATGCCGGGCCGCAGCGGCATCGTGCTGATCCAGCAGCTGCAGGCCAGCTATCCCACGCTGCCCGTGCTGGTGCTGAGCATGTACCGCGAGTCGCAGTACGCGGTGCAGGCGATCCGCGCCGGCGCTGCCGGGTATCTCACCAAGAATGTCGAATCGGACCAGCTGATCGGCGCCATCCGCAAGGTGGCGCGCGGCGGCACCGCGGTGTCGGCCGCGATTGCGGACAAGCTGATCGGGCAGGCGCGGCAGCCGCTGGCAGCCTTGCCGCATGCGCGGCTGACGGCGCGCGAACTGCAGGTGTTCCAGATGCTGGCCGAAGGGCAGGGCATCAATGAGATCGCACTGACGCTGTCGCTCAGCGGCAAGACGGTCAGTACGCACAAGGCCAATATCCTGGCCAAGCTGGAACTCTCCTCCACCGCCGGGCTGGTGCACTACGCCATCCGGCACGGGTTGCTGGCGGAAGCGGGAGAGCTCGGGGAGGCCAGCCACACCCCATAGCATGCTGCGGCGCAGCTAGGCCGATCCTTAGGTCGAATTCAGCCGATCCTGATGCAGCCGGCGCGCGCCGGCACCTACGCTTCAGGTCACGGGGCAGCGGCTCCGACAGAACCACAAGACCCGAGGAGACACGCCATGCAGCTGGACCTGCTGATCCGGGACGCGTGCGTCCGCGACGACGCGCCCCTGACCGATATCGCCATCCGCGACGGGCGCATTGCCGCCATCGAACCCGGCATCGACGCGCCGGCGCACGAAGTGATCGAAGCCGGCGGCCGCGCCGCCATCCCGGGCCTGGTGGAACCGCACCTCCACCTGGACAAGGCGCTGCTGCATCGCCGGCTGCCCGCCCGGCTGGGCACGCTGGACGAGGCCATCCGCGTCACCGGCATCCTGAAAAGCAAGCAGCAGCGGCACGACGTGCTGGACCGCTCGCGCCAGGTGCTGGACATGGCGGTCCGGCACGGCACCGTCGCGATCCGCGCCCATCCCGACGTCGACCTGATCCAGGGGCTGATCGGGGTGGAGACGCTGCTGGAGCTCAAGGCGGAATACCACGACCTGCTCGACCTGCAGATCGTGGCCTTCCCGCAGGAGGGCATCCTGAAGTCGCAGGGTACGCGCGAGCTGATGATCGAGGCCATGGACATGGGCGCGGACGTGGTCGGCGGCTGCCCGTACAACGAGCTCAGCTGGGCCGACACCGTGCGTCATATCGACATGGTGTTCGAGCTGGCGTAACGCTATGACGCGCCGGTCGACATGCATGCGGACTTTGCCGACGACACCGCCGACCAGCGCTTTGCCGCGGTCGACTACATCGCGCGCAAGACCATCGAATGCGGCTACCAGGGCCGCGTCTCGCTGGGCCATGTGACCAGCCTGGGCGCGCTCGACATGGCGCAGCTGGAGCCGCTGGTGGCGCAGCTGCGCGAGGCCGGCATCAGCATCGTGACCCTGCCCGCGACCGACCTGTACCTGGGCGGGCGCAAGGACGCGCAGAACCAGCGCCGCGGGCTGACCCCGGTGAAGGCCCTGCATCACGGCGGGGTCAACGTGGCGTATTCGTCCAACAACATCCGCAATGCCTTCACGCCGTTCGGCAAGGCCGACATGCTGCAGATCGGCAACATGCTCGCGCACGTGGCGCAGCTTGGCGTGCCGGAGCACCAGCTCGCGGTGCTCGGCATGGGCACGCACAACGCCGCGCGCGCGATCGGGCTGCAGGACAGCTATGGCCTG
This genomic window from Cupriavidus sp. P-10 contains:
- a CDS encoding LysR substrate-binding domain-containing protein; this translates as MPSPTSPARVSLRLLRYFAATAETGSTTAAARLLNVSQPSISVAIRELEGLFDEALFARDAGTKLALTRFGARKLAEARQILGAATAFEIDKRGDGDAGEVRIGVFRTLAPAYLPAVLRVARERYPRLAVRFVEGDLAQLEDWLHGGQIELALTYDVGLPAEIGREVLAELRPYGLVPAGSKLARGKAAISLHALAREPLILIDLPHSREFLMAPFWQFGLQPEVRYRATSLELARSMVANGLGSALLITQAPASGQSASVVEKPILEETVRQPLVIAQAGTGQTRAAALLAECVREAVGETMAARAAPRKAGTAPARKLR
- a CDS encoding CaiB/BaiF CoA transferase family protein — its product is MTHLSDLPLAGLRVIDFSRVLAGPYCTALLGDLGAEVIKVEPPGGDDYRAVGPFADGKSGLFSAMNRNKQSIVIDLKTEDGLAVARALCRGADVVVENFRPGVADKLGIGYAALRELNPSLVYASVSGFGQTGPESHRPAYDIILQAMCGLMDATGAPDGAPTMLGEAVSDAVSGLFASWGVLAALLAREKTGRGTHVDVSMFDATLSLSATLVARYAATGLAPRRVGNRHPSSAPFGAYRAADGFYVVAVLNNKLFQALADAIGQPAMAQDPRFADDETRCRFESDLRAMLEGWSATRTVAEVNAALGAAGIPVAPIRNVREALESEHAAHRRLLTEVPDTDGGTVRLPSQPVKFSAYGANRVTPAPALGQHTEAILAVHDFNKEKQHA
- a CDS encoding acyl-CoA dehydrogenase family protein; amino-acid sequence: MHKRMGVEAEDLEIADAIGRFAQSELAPNAAEVDRAETSTTRYVPQLAELGLMGMNLPERWGGTETSPVALILSLVEVAKACASTSSMIGAHYLATDSILIGGDDSLRERYLPAAAAGRKLGAFALTEPRAGSNPADMATRATPEGDGYRLRGVKHFISNADAADFIVVYAKTDPAAGTRGISAFVVDRHSAGVEVAPAEKLMGIRGAPAHEVALDCFVPAANRLGPEGSGFRTAMKVLDNSRLDVAATSLGIAEAALACAVDWARQRQVGGEPLARKQGLQWMFADMRTRLEAAWLLTLQAAVRRRDGEPFTEQASMAKLYASETVAFVTDTALQIHGGYGFTREMPLERLVRDARILRIYEGSSEIQRTVIARAVLA
- a CDS encoding PAS domain-containing sensor histidine kinase; the encoded protein is MDVELQRAILNNIPDQAWLKDASSRYVLVNDAFMAACGRTEAEILGSTPDQVWSAEWGQVYLDTDKSVVDSGVRRRYEESRHGKDGSVRWFDTIKMPIRNPRGEVIGTVGISRDITDRKRSEQELLASRAQLRELSAHLQSVREAERTRISRELHDELGQSLTALRLGLSFIEAQQGPAADDAYRRHVQMLKEIADSTVDAVQRIAADLRPPVLDELGLASAIDWLVESVSERSGIAGETALEPVADLSAEVSTAVFRIAQEALTNACRHGQADRVRVELGEADGMLRLVVADNGCGIDTSVTGRRRSLGLLGMRERALMLGGKLMVTSEKGCGTRIEALIPRDSVAGATGATGATGATGGDTR
- a CDS encoding response regulator, whose amino-acid sequence is MIRILLADDHTIIRDGLKKILSTVPDMQVVAEAADGNELLALLRAELPDVLLLDMSMPGRSGIVLIQQLQASYPTLPVLVLSMYRESQYAVQAIRAGAAGYLTKNVESDQLIGAIRKVARGGTAVSAAIADKLIGQARQPLAALPHARLTARELQVFQMLAEGQGINEIALTLSLSGKTVSTHKANILAKLELSSTAGLVHYAIRHGLLAEAGELGEASHTP
- a CDS encoding amidohydrolase family protein, with the protein product MHADFADDTADQRFAAVDYIARKTIECGYQGRVSLGHVTSLGALDMAQLEPLVAQLREAGISIVTLPATDLYLGGRKDAQNQRRGLTPVKALHHGGVNVAYSSNNIRNAFTPFGKADMLQIGNMLAHVAQLGVPEHQLAVLGMGTHNAARAIGLQDSYGLEVGRQADIVILDTFRVADALIDIPPRLWVVKRGRITVVTQHRCDIRRHQCCAH